The Lycium ferocissimum isolate CSIRO_LF1 chromosome 10, AGI_CSIRO_Lferr_CH_V1, whole genome shotgun sequence genome window below encodes:
- the LOC132033316 gene encoding uncharacterized protein LOC132033316 produces the protein MYPFERTIGKSKRGIKQKHRVEGSICEAYLAKETAHFCSYYFGNDVPCLRNRPNRHYEGGENDALAKPISIFNRPGSGSKKSTREFNDMESKSASIHVLLNCPEVQRYYDYFVHLNGIEKVYDQFGKWFNDYIPQRRHSLSHFDILEI, from the exons ATGTATCCCTTCGAGAG AACTATTGGCAAGTCTAAACGGGGTATCAAGCAGAAACATAGAGTTGAAGGATCAATTTGCGAAGCCTACCTTGCTAAGGAAACAGCTCATTTCTGTTCTTACTACTTTGGGAATGATGTGCCATGCTTGCGAAACAGACCCAATCGGCATTATGAAGGAGGTGAGAATGATGCTTTAGCGAAGCCGATATCAATCTTCAATCGACCGGGTTCAGGTTCAAAAAAAAGTACAAGAGAATTTAATGATATGGAGTCTAAATCTGCATCGATACATGTCTTGCTAAATTGCCCGGAAGTTCAACGATATTATGA CTACTTTGTGCATTTAAATGGCATTGAAAAAGTGTACGACCAGTTTGGGAAGTGGTTTAACGATTAT ATACCTCAACGAAGACATTCTTTGAGCCATTTCGACATTTTAGAGATCTGA
- the LOC132033315 gene encoding uncharacterized protein LOC132033315 produces the protein MNGITYSLPPPYSFGRPYMAPREGFTEAPPQSPSMISTQGYPTPQGFTRYTSGSQQATSSGTPTATPSPTASHHSSSSTEQYNITGPDLQESRSAPHNPTANDLREGVSASQLESYDSSGRLIIEPVGYGWLPDKASRILTDEIEKLFKDSPTWGQMSPNRQRLIYYAFKEKCVWRPEHEKQLAQNFKKKARDLLGDMLGRELKRGTPVLQDEAFKITHVKKKANTNDPDQWCEERAERTYNQYQHSKAEFLRTQPPNTQLTEEQREERWLESVGGPTRFGTAYGMPHRAFRQYRSPLEGLHSSNTESFDRVRAMAMEQKIAELSSQLQASEERERRRDMQFDGMRAQLDALLASEGIPSCR, from the exons ATGAACGGCATTACATATAGTCTTCCACCTCCATACAGCTTTGGTCGGCCCTATATGGCTCCACGCGAGGGCTTTACTGAGGCGCCTCCCCAGAGCCCCTCGATGATCTCCACACAAGGCTATCCTACCCCACAGGGCTTCACTCGGTATACTTCCGGATCTCAGCAGGCTACATCTAGTGGTACTCCAACGGCCACTCCTAGCCCGACTGCAtcacatcattcttcatcatctaCTGAACAGTACAATATTACGGGTCCTGATCTTCAAGAAAGTAGATCTGCGCCTCACAATCCTACCGCGAATGACTTACGTGAAGGTGTAAGTGCTTCACAACTGGAATCTTATGATTCATCAGGGCGACTCATCATCGAGCCTGTAGGATACGG TTGGTTACCAGACAAAGCTTCAAGAATCCTTACGGATGAGATAGAAAAACTATTTAAAGACTCACCTACTTGGGGCCAGATGTCACCAAATCGCCAGAGACTAATCTATTATGCATTTAAG GAAAAATGTGTCTGGCGCCCGGAACATGAGAAGCAGCTAGCCCAAAACTTCAAGAAGAAAGCTCGTGACTTACTAGGTGACATGTTAGGAAGG GAACTAAAACGGGGGACGCCAGTGCTTCAAGATGAGGCGTTCAAGATCACTCACGTGAAGAAGAAGGCAAACACTAATGATCCAGACCAGTGGTGTGAGGAACGGGCTGAGCGGACCTAC AATCAATATCAACATTCAAAGGCGGAGTTTCTTCGTACTCAGCCACCCAACACACAGCTGACAGAAGAACAAAGGGAGGAAAGGTGGCTTGAGAGTGTTGGTGGTCCCACTAGATTTGGCACAGCTTACGGAATGCCACATCGTGCATTTCGTCAATACCGGTCGCCCCTGGAAGGCCTACATTCTTCCAATACCGAGTCGTTTGATCGAGTGAGAGCTATGGCCATGGAGCAAAAGATTGCCGAGCTATCTAGCCAACTACAGGCCTCAGAGGAAAGGGAGAGGCGAAGGGATATGCAGTTTGACGGTATGAGGGCCCAATTAGATGCATTACTTGCTTCGGAGGGGATTCCCTCATGTCGATGA